The Thioalkalivibrio sulfidiphilus HL-EbGr7 genome includes a window with the following:
- a CDS encoding rubredoxin yields MRKWECVVCGFIYDEAMGMPEDGIAAGTRWEDIPENWECPECGVAKADFEMVLVAA; encoded by the coding sequence ATGAGAAAGTGGGAATGTGTGGTGTGTGGTTTTATCTATGATGAGGCCATGGGGATGCCGGAGGACGGCATCGCGGCGGGCACCCGCTGGGAAGACATCCCGGAGAACTGGGAGTGTCCCGAGTGCGGCGTGGCGAAGGCCGATTTCGAGATGGTGCTGGTTGCGGCGTGA
- a CDS encoding sulfite exporter TauE/SafE family protein, translating to MDLQWTVAFLIGLFSVTHCLGMCGGIAGALGMSLSPAARSTRARVALFNTTFGLGRVSSYILAGALVGTGGAFLSARLGPDVWMFARLAGTVFLMALGLYIAGLLPQLSRIEHLGRPLWRRLEPVGRRMLPVRSLWQAFGFGMIWGWLPCGLVYYALIYSVSAESALAGALFMGFFGLGTLPALVTAGVMAGQLARFTRRPGVRRTAGLLIVVMAPLPLLMHYWQA from the coding sequence ATGGACCTTCAGTGGACAGTGGCCTTCCTGATTGGGCTGTTCAGCGTCACCCACTGCCTGGGTATGTGCGGCGGCATCGCCGGGGCCCTGGGCATGAGCCTGTCTCCGGCGGCGCGGTCGACCCGGGCTCGCGTGGCCCTGTTCAATACCACCTTCGGTCTCGGCCGCGTGAGCAGCTACATACTGGCCGGCGCCCTGGTGGGGACCGGCGGCGCGTTTCTTAGCGCCCGCCTCGGTCCCGATGTCTGGATGTTTGCACGGCTGGCGGGGACGGTATTCCTGATGGCCCTGGGGTTGTACATCGCCGGTCTGCTGCCGCAGCTCAGCCGCATCGAGCACCTGGGCCGGCCCCTGTGGCGACGTCTGGAGCCCGTGGGACGCCGCATGCTGCCGGTGCGCAGCCTCTGGCAGGCCTTCGGCTTCGGTATGATCTGGGGCTGGCTGCCCTGCGGCCTGGTCTACTACGCGCTGATCTACAGCGTGAGTGCCGAGAGCGCCCTGGCGGGTGCCCTGTTCATGGGCTTCTTCGGTCTGGGCACCCTGCCGGCCCTGGTGACCGCCGGTGTCATGGCCGGGCAGCTGGCCCGGTTCACCCGGCGGCCCGGGGTGCGGCGAACAGCCGGGCTGTTGATCGTGGTCATGGCGCCATTGCCTCTGCTGATGCATTACTGGCAGGCTTGA
- a CDS encoding hydrogen peroxide-inducible genes activator, with translation MTLTELRYIVAVARERHFGHAAEACHVSQPTLSVAVKKLEEELGVSLFERNRGEITVTPVGEQVVAQAQRTLEAADGVALAARQGQDQLGGPLRLGAIFTIAPYLMPHLIPALRESAPNMPMVIEENFTARLAERLKQGDLDVIIISLPFDEPGVVTLPLYDEPFVAVLPAGHPWTERDEIRLTDMATENLLLLGAGHCFRDQVLELCPNCHRTVTSDHSIQRTVEGSSLETIRHMVASGMGMTILPCTAAGADRYAHRLLAIRRFSMPVPRRQVALAWRVSFPRPKAIEAVRQAILDADLSCVEPIRP, from the coding sequence ATGACCCTCACCGAACTTCGATACATCGTCGCCGTCGCCCGGGAGCGCCACTTCGGTCACGCCGCCGAGGCCTGCCACGTGAGCCAGCCCACCCTCAGCGTGGCGGTGAAGAAGCTGGAGGAGGAGCTGGGTGTGTCCCTGTTCGAGCGCAACCGGGGCGAGATCACTGTGACCCCGGTGGGCGAGCAGGTGGTGGCCCAGGCCCAGCGCACCCTGGAGGCGGCCGACGGTGTCGCCCTGGCCGCCCGTCAGGGACAGGACCAGCTGGGCGGCCCCCTGCGCCTGGGTGCCATCTTCACCATCGCCCCCTACCTGATGCCGCATCTGATCCCGGCCCTGCGGGAGTCGGCGCCGAACATGCCCATGGTGATCGAGGAGAATTTCACCGCCCGGCTGGCGGAGCGGCTCAAGCAGGGGGACCTGGATGTCATCATCATCTCCCTGCCCTTCGATGAGCCCGGCGTGGTCACCCTGCCGCTCTACGACGAGCCCTTCGTGGCCGTACTGCCCGCGGGACATCCCTGGACCGAGCGCGACGAAATCAGGCTCACCGACATGGCCACCGAGAACCTGCTGTTGCTGGGGGCGGGCCACTGTTTCCGGGACCAGGTGCTGGAGCTGTGCCCCAACTGTCATCGCACCGTGACCTCGGACCACAGCATTCAGCGCACCGTGGAAGGCAGTTCGCTGGAGACCATCCGCCACATGGTGGCCTCGGGTATGGGTATGACCATCCTGCCCTGTACCGCAGCCGGTGCGGACCGCTATGCCCATCGCCTTCTCGCCATCCGCCGCTTCAGCATGCCAGTGCCCCGTCGCCAGGTGGCCCTGGCCTGGCGGGTGAGCTTCCCCCGACCCAAGGCCATCGAGGCCGTGCGCCAGGCCATCCTGGACGCCGACCTCAGCTGCGTGGAGCCGATCAGGCCGTAA
- a CDS encoding DUF3301 domain-containing protein yields MTPILLILLAGLILWYINDSLKCRETVLRAARRACEQMQVQLLDQSVARTRLGFSRTGSGSLALRREYHFDFSLDGGDRHAGHVVCLGQRVVGLSLDHPQGRVVLG; encoded by the coding sequence ATGACGCCGATCCTCCTCATCCTGCTGGCGGGCCTGATCCTGTGGTACATCAACGACAGCCTGAAATGCAGGGAGACGGTGCTGCGGGCGGCGCGCCGGGCCTGCGAACAGATGCAGGTGCAGCTGCTGGATCAGTCCGTGGCGCGCACCCGGCTGGGGTTTTCCCGGACTGGATCGGGCAGTCTGGCGCTGCGGCGGGAATACCACTTCGACTTCAGCCTTGATGGCGGGGACCGGCACGCCGGTCATGTGGTGTGCCTGGGGCAGCGGGTGGTGGGCTTGAGTCTGGATCATCCCCAGGGGCGGGTGGTGCTCGGGTAA
- a CDS encoding inositol monophosphatase family protein, whose amino-acid sequence MSYTDSPLPDLNTLASLVRDAAREELLPRFNRIGHEVKADGSLLTEADLAVDRRLRSALADAWPQLAFLSEEMTAQQQHALLADTSRPLWCLDPLDGTSNFAAGIPLYAVSIALLIEGRPRLAVTYDPVRDECFSASEGKGAWLNGQRLTTKSFDTPLSRGVALVDLKRLPTPLARRLAETPPYGSQRNLGSCALEWAWLAAGRGHVYLHGGQKLWDLAAGILLLTEAGGRALTLDGHPPCCSGTGPHSAMAALDPALFETWQHWLAGPHGEGP is encoded by the coding sequence ATGTCCTATACCGATTCTCCCCTGCCCGACCTGAACACCCTCGCGTCCCTGGTACGCGATGCCGCGCGCGAGGAGCTGTTGCCGCGCTTCAACCGCATTGGCCACGAGGTCAAGGCCGACGGCTCCCTGCTCACCGAGGCGGACCTGGCCGTGGACCGGCGCCTGCGCTCGGCCCTGGCGGACGCCTGGCCGCAGCTGGCCTTCCTGAGCGAAGAGATGACGGCACAGCAGCAGCATGCCCTGCTGGCGGACACCTCCCGCCCCCTGTGGTGCCTGGACCCCCTGGACGGGACCAGTAACTTCGCTGCGGGTATCCCGCTGTACGCCGTCTCCATCGCCCTGCTCATCGAGGGCAGGCCTCGGCTGGCGGTCACCTATGACCCGGTACGGGATGAATGTTTCAGCGCCAGCGAAGGCAAGGGGGCCTGGCTCAACGGGCAACGGCTGACCACGAAGTCCTTCGACACCCCCCTGTCCCGTGGCGTGGCCCTGGTGGACCTCAAGCGCCTGCCGACCCCCCTGGCCCGACGCCTTGCGGAGACGCCCCCTTACGGCTCCCAGCGCAACCTGGGCAGCTGCGCCCTGGAATGGGCCTGGCTGGCGGCCGGGCGGGGGCACGTCTACCTGCACGGCGGACAAAAACTCTGGGACCTGGCGGCGGGCATTCTGCTGCTCACCGAGGCCGGTGGCCGGGCCCTGACCCTGGATGGCCACCCCCCCTGCTGTAGCGGCACGGGGCCCCATTCCGCCATGGCCGCCCTGGACCCGGCGCTGTTCGAGACCTGGCAGCATTGGCTCGCCGGCCCACACGGCGAGGGCCCATGA
- a CDS encoding adenylate/guanylate cyclase domain-containing protein, whose amino-acid sequence MTPRPGTLQARIGLDRWLPAHVPVAWKLALTIAALAVLVMGILGAILLAQHTQTLRAQAEGFGETLARQLAGTSVELVLAEDQLALAALVNNLAQSDGISGATILDANGAAIAQAGAQPAQGQVSEPWGQGRRWLLAESGEPVASHRAPLRFQELELGQAVVTHSLAPLEATTRRAVALVTGATLIMALLASLAAGILGKRLSRPIDDLMDASRAIGAGNYGFRFTERRNDEIGHLMESFNHLARGLLEKSQVEAALSRYVSPGVARQILSNLEQIQLGGRHVEGTVLFADIAGFTTLSERLPPQQVADLLNEYFGYIARIASDCHGTIDKFIGDCAMVIFGVTEADPRHRLHALNCAVMLQRLVTRLNNTREAHGLPRVEFRMGLNSGEMLAGNLGASDRMQYTVVGDTVNLASRLMGTAEPGEIVVSQEMLRDPGVARYVESRRSHEIRVRGRETPVTTYRIEAIHAKADLDARIDAILEPEPQN is encoded by the coding sequence ATGACACCGCGACCCGGCACACTGCAGGCACGCATCGGCTTGGATCGCTGGCTTCCCGCCCATGTGCCCGTGGCCTGGAAGCTGGCCCTGACAATCGCCGCCCTGGCAGTCCTGGTCATGGGCATCCTGGGTGCCATCCTGCTGGCCCAGCACACCCAGACCCTGCGCGCCCAGGCCGAGGGTTTCGGCGAGACCCTGGCGCGGCAACTGGCCGGCACCTCCGTGGAGCTGGTACTGGCCGAAGACCAGCTGGCCCTGGCCGCCCTGGTCAACAATCTGGCGCAAAGTGATGGCATCAGCGGCGCCACGATCCTGGACGCAAACGGCGCGGCCATCGCCCAGGCCGGTGCCCAGCCCGCGCAGGGTCAGGTCTCCGAACCCTGGGGGCAAGGTCGGCGCTGGCTGCTGGCCGAATCCGGTGAGCCGGTGGCCTCCCACCGTGCCCCGTTGCGCTTCCAGGAACTGGAGCTGGGCCAGGCGGTGGTCACCCACAGCCTGGCCCCGCTGGAGGCCACCACCCGGCGCGCCGTGGCCCTGGTCACCGGCGCCACCCTCATCATGGCCCTGCTGGCCAGCCTGGCCGCTGGCATCCTGGGCAAACGCCTGTCCCGGCCCATCGACGATCTCATGGACGCCAGCCGCGCCATCGGTGCGGGCAACTACGGCTTTCGCTTCACGGAACGGCGCAACGACGAGATCGGCCACCTGATGGAATCCTTCAACCACCTGGCCCGGGGACTGCTGGAAAAATCCCAGGTGGAAGCGGCGCTTTCCCGCTACGTCTCCCCCGGCGTGGCACGTCAGATCCTGTCCAACCTGGAGCAGATCCAGCTGGGCGGACGCCACGTGGAAGGCACCGTCCTGTTCGCGGACATTGCCGGCTTCACCACCCTATCAGAACGCCTGCCGCCCCAGCAGGTGGCGGATCTGCTCAACGAATATTTCGGCTATATCGCGCGCATCGCCAGCGACTGCCACGGCACCATCGACAAGTTCATCGGCGACTGCGCCATGGTGATCTTCGGCGTCACCGAAGCCGACCCCCGTCACCGGCTGCACGCGCTGAACTGCGCCGTCATGCTGCAACGCCTGGTGACACGTCTGAACAACACCCGGGAGGCCCACGGTCTGCCCAGGGTGGAATTTCGCATGGGGCTCAACAGCGGCGAGATGCTGGCCGGCAACCTGGGGGCGAGCGATCGCATGCAGTACACGGTGGTAGGCGACACGGTGAATCTGGCATCGCGGCTCATGGGCACCGCCGAACCCGGCGAGATCGTGGTCAGCCAGGAGATGCTGCGCGACCCCGGTGTGGCCCGCTACGTGGAATCCCGGCGCAGCCACGAGATCCGGGTACGTGGCCGGGAAACCCCCGTGACCACCTATCGCATCGAGGCCATCCATGCCAAGGCAGACCTGGATGCCCGTATCGACGCCATCCTCGAGCCGGAACCCCAGAACTGA
- a CDS encoding sigma-54 interaction domain-containing protein has product MQPTSFDPQDMIGASPEFLSVLRAARVVAATDATALVLGETGTGKELLARLIHHESRRAHGSWVAVNCAALPQDLIEAELFGYRRGAFTGAVADRPGYIRQAQGGTLFLDEVAELPLGAQAKLLRFLEHGECQALGGDRPEPVDVRVLAATHRDLRHWVDAGRFREDLYYRLHVIPLELPPLRERPGDIGVLLDALTEQLAARHGVNPPRFSAQARRLLTRHRWPGNVRELRNLCERSVVLFSGQTIDPEHLHLEARADTAADLPDWQLPRDGVQLDRLEAGLIRQALGRTQGNRARAARLLGLTRDTLLYRIKKYALEGE; this is encoded by the coding sequence ATGCAGCCCACTAGCTTTGATCCCCAGGACATGATCGGCGCATCTCCCGAATTCCTCTCGGTGCTGCGCGCTGCGCGGGTGGTCGCAGCCACCGACGCCACTGCCCTGGTGCTGGGGGAGACCGGCACCGGCAAGGAACTGCTGGCACGATTGATCCACCACGAGAGCCGACGTGCCCATGGGTCCTGGGTGGCGGTCAATTGCGCCGCCTTGCCCCAGGATCTCATCGAGGCGGAGCTGTTCGGTTACCGGCGCGGTGCCTTCACCGGGGCCGTGGCAGACCGGCCCGGTTACATCCGCCAGGCACAGGGTGGCACCCTGTTTCTGGACGAGGTGGCCGAGCTGCCCCTGGGTGCCCAGGCCAAGCTGTTGCGCTTCCTGGAACACGGAGAGTGTCAGGCCCTGGGCGGTGATCGCCCGGAGCCGGTGGACGTGCGCGTGCTCGCGGCCACCCACCGGGATCTGCGCCACTGGGTGGATGCGGGCCGGTTCCGGGAAGACCTCTACTATCGGCTGCACGTAATTCCCCTGGAGTTGCCGCCCCTACGCGAGCGGCCGGGGGACATTGGCGTGCTGCTGGATGCCCTGACCGAGCAGCTGGCTGCCCGCCACGGGGTCAATCCGCCCCGTTTCTCCGCTCAGGCCCGTCGTCTGCTGACCCGTCACCGCTGGCCCGGCAACGTGCGGGAGTTGCGCAATCTCTGCGAGCGCAGCGTAGTGCTGTTCAGCGGCCAGACCATCGATCCGGAGCACCTGCATCTGGAGGCCCGCGCCGATACAGCCGCAGACCTGCCGGACTGGCAACTGCCCCGGGACGGCGTGCAACTGGACCGGTTGGAGGCGGGTCTCATCCGCCAGGCCCTGGGCCGCACCCAGGGCAACCGCGCCCGGGCCGCCCGCCTGCTGGGCCTGACCCGGGACACGCTGCTCTATCGCATTAAGAAGTACGCCCTGGAGGGGGAGTAA
- a CDS encoding rubrerythrin family protein, translated as MQQSENGSVTVKNLEAAFAGESMAHIKYLYFAKLCREMGDIESAQAFEATAAQEVQHAFGHLDLLFPKARMSPAQCLEMAIEGETYEYSEMYPQFRHMAMQEKNEAAVREFDEQIAESIEHADYFQGVLEKAAKRFAALARVEERHANHYKDALARVEVGRKVA; from the coding sequence ATGCAGCAGTCCGAGAACGGTTCGGTCACCGTCAAGAACCTGGAAGCCGCTTTTGCTGGCGAGTCCATGGCCCACATCAAGTACCTGTATTTCGCCAAGCTGTGCCGCGAGATGGGCGACATCGAGTCCGCCCAGGCCTTCGAGGCCACCGCCGCCCAGGAGGTGCAGCACGCCTTCGGTCATCTGGACCTGCTCTTCCCCAAGGCCCGGATGAGCCCGGCACAGTGCCTGGAGATGGCCATCGAAGGTGAGACCTACGAGTACAGCGAGATGTACCCGCAGTTCCGCCACATGGCCATGCAGGAGAAGAACGAGGCCGCGGTGCGCGAGTTCGACGAGCAGATCGCCGAATCCATCGAGCACGCCGATTACTTCCAGGGTGTCCTGGAGAAGGCCGCCAAGCGCTTCGCCGCCCTGGCCCGGGTGGAAGAGCGTCACGCCAACCACTACAAGGATGCGCTGGCGCGGGTTGAGGTTGGCAGGAAAGTCGCATAA
- a CDS encoding TonB-dependent copper receptor, with the protein MPNHRLALAIAAALSIPCAHAGIILAPITVTATKEAAMPATDQLTEHTPFQSPKADAGEALRLIPGISGSRMGQHGIDPIIRGQTADQLNVLIDGGYVFAACPNRMDPPTSFGSLVLYDRVVVEKGVQSLLHGPGGSGGTILFERDTAEMAAEPGVRGRLSFGANDNGLHGEAGLDMLISNGQGYVRVLGEALNAGNYEDGDDNEVPSSMKKRAITLIGGYRFDSHSGVEASVDRSRVTDARYAGAGMDSPEDELTAYRFKGWAEALNGPVNGVKAELWRSDVDHVMDNFSLREPADPMMLRRSPTTSRTTGGRLILSSRLDRAEVDYGVDVRRVDRDAVLLNALSGDLLFRTWPDARQDNVGVFTQADVQTGVFGLLRGGLRVDRHESSIDSDLEGQSIATATAPWVPEGTAEAADRTRRDTQMSALLRYEHALNGSLTAFTGLSRTIRQPDATELYFYRPHMTERLIGNPSLDAEKHHQLDLGVVSQGPRLSYEAALFYDRVDDFILRDNLGTTLSFRNVRATLWGAELGAGYRLHDDLILSGALSYVRGRNDSDGRDLPQIPPLNGHLGVEYQPAQWLVGARTRFADKQTHIDTQGGVDTIETPAWAVLDLYGAYRMNRQVEVRAGVDNLFDRHYAEHVNRNYSALFGDPSERIYEPGRTLWARVNVTF; encoded by the coding sequence ATGCCAAACCATCGCCTGGCCCTGGCCATCGCCGCCGCCTTGAGCATTCCCTGTGCCCACGCGGGCATCATCCTGGCGCCCATCACGGTGACCGCCACAAAGGAGGCCGCGATGCCCGCCACGGATCAGCTCACCGAGCACACCCCATTTCAAAGCCCCAAGGCGGACGCGGGCGAGGCGCTGCGGCTGATCCCGGGCATCTCCGGCTCGCGCATGGGCCAACATGGCATCGACCCGATCATCCGCGGGCAGACGGCGGACCAACTCAACGTGCTCATCGACGGCGGTTACGTATTCGCCGCCTGCCCCAACCGCATGGATCCGCCCACCAGCTTCGGCTCGCTGGTGCTTTACGACCGTGTGGTGGTGGAGAAGGGCGTACAGAGCCTGCTGCATGGTCCAGGGGGCAGTGGCGGCACCATCCTGTTTGAACGGGACACCGCCGAGATGGCTGCCGAACCCGGCGTGCGCGGTCGCCTGAGCTTCGGCGCCAACGACAACGGCCTGCACGGCGAGGCCGGCCTGGACATGCTGATAAGCAACGGCCAGGGGTATGTGCGCGTGCTGGGCGAGGCGCTCAATGCCGGCAACTATGAAGACGGCGACGACAACGAGGTCCCCTCCTCCATGAAAAAGCGCGCCATCACCCTCATTGGTGGCTACCGCTTCGATAGTCACAGCGGTGTGGAAGCCTCGGTGGATCGCTCCCGGGTCACCGACGCCCGTTATGCCGGTGCCGGCATGGACTCCCCCGAGGATGAGCTGACCGCCTACCGGTTTAAGGGCTGGGCCGAGGCCCTGAACGGACCGGTCAATGGCGTGAAGGCCGAGCTCTGGCGCAGCGACGTGGACCATGTCATGGACAATTTCTCCCTGCGCGAGCCGGCCGATCCGATGATGCTCCGGCGTTCCCCCACCACCTCCCGCACCACCGGTGGCCGGCTGATCCTGAGCTCGCGTCTGGACCGCGCCGAGGTGGACTATGGCGTGGACGTTCGACGGGTGGACCGCGACGCCGTCCTGTTGAACGCCCTGAGCGGAGACCTGCTGTTCCGCACCTGGCCGGACGCCCGTCAGGACAACGTGGGGGTGTTCACCCAGGCGGACGTGCAGACCGGCGTGTTTGGTTTGCTGCGTGGCGGACTACGGGTGGATCGCCATGAATCCAGCATCGACAGCGACCTGGAAGGACAGAGCATCGCCACTGCCACCGCCCCATGGGTACCCGAAGGCACGGCAGAGGCGGCCGACAGGACCCGCAGGGACACCCAGATGAGCGCCCTGCTGCGCTATGAACATGCGCTCAACGGCTCGCTCACCGCCTTCACCGGCCTGAGCCGCACCATCCGCCAGCCCGATGCCACCGAGCTCTACTTCTACCGTCCGCACATGACCGAACGGCTGATCGGCAATCCGAGTCTGGATGCCGAGAAACACCATCAGCTGGACCTGGGCGTGGTCAGCCAGGGACCCCGCCTGAGCTACGAGGCCGCTCTTTTCTATGACCGGGTGGATGACTTCATCCTTCGTGACAATCTGGGCACCACCCTCAGCTTCCGCAACGTCCGGGCGACGCTCTGGGGTGCGGAACTGGGGGCAGGTTACCGTCTACATGACGACCTGATTCTGAGCGGCGCTCTGTCCTACGTGCGTGGTCGCAACGACAGCGACGGCCGCGATCTGCCGCAGATCCCGCCGCTGAACGGTCACCTGGGCGTGGAATACCAGCCTGCCCAGTGGCTCGTGGGCGCCCGTACCCGCTTCGCCGACAAGCAGACCCACATTGATACCCAGGGCGGTGTGGACACCATCGAGACCCCTGCCTGGGCCGTGCTGGACCTCTACGGCGCCTACCGGATGAATCGCCAGGTGGAAGTGCGCGCGGGCGTGGACAACCTGTTCGACCGCCACTATGCAGAACACGTCAACCGCAATTATTCCGCCCTGTTCGGCGACCCCTCGGAGCGCATCTACGAGCCGGGCCGCACCCTCTGGGCGCGGGTCAACGTGACGTTCTGA
- a CDS encoding TraB/GumN family protein, whose product MSETPTQEPRFTTQVGDTRITVLGTAHVSRASADAVQELIRSRDFDAVAVELCPSRHNALVRPDDLARMDLFQVLRQGKVPMVTASLALGAYQQRLAEQFGIEPGAEMRVAIHEAQADHLPVLLIDREVGTTLKRCYRNVPWWQRFSLFGGLLAGVMSKEKVSEEEIERLKEGDILESTFTQFAQESQSLYEPLIAERDRYMAARLRQEASRGGYRHILAVVGAGHMKGIQADLQAPCTDSPQAVIEALDREPPAARWPKVLPWVVVALILTGFAIGFYRNPELGWQLVLDWVLINGGLAAAGALIAAAHPLTVLSAALAAPLTSLNPTIGVGFVTAAVETWVRKPNVGDFARLKKDTTHLGGWWSNRVSRILLVFLFTTLGSAIGTYVAGFRIFDRLIG is encoded by the coding sequence ATGTCCGAGACCCCCACCCAAGAACCCCGCTTCACCACCCAGGTGGGCGACACCCGCATCACCGTGCTGGGCACGGCCCATGTATCCCGTGCCTCAGCCGATGCGGTGCAGGAACTGATTCGCAGCAGAGACTTCGATGCAGTGGCCGTGGAACTGTGCCCCAGCCGACACAACGCACTGGTGCGCCCGGATGATCTGGCACGCATGGATCTGTTCCAGGTGCTGCGTCAGGGCAAGGTACCCATGGTCACCGCCAGCCTGGCCCTGGGCGCCTACCAGCAGCGCCTGGCTGAGCAGTTCGGCATCGAACCGGGGGCCGAGATGCGCGTGGCCATCCACGAGGCCCAGGCGGATCACCTGCCGGTGCTGCTCATCGACCGGGAGGTGGGTACAACGCTCAAGCGCTGCTACCGCAATGTGCCCTGGTGGCAACGTTTCAGCCTGTTCGGCGGCCTGCTGGCAGGGGTCATGAGCAAGGAGAAGGTCAGCGAGGAGGAGATCGAACGGCTCAAGGAAGGCGATATCCTGGAATCCACCTTCACCCAGTTTGCCCAGGAATCCCAGTCCCTGTACGAACCGCTGATCGCCGAGCGGGACCGCTACATGGCGGCACGGCTGCGCCAGGAGGCCAGCCGAGGTGGCTACAGGCACATCCTGGCGGTGGTGGGTGCAGGACACATGAAGGGCATCCAGGCCGACCTGCAAGCCCCATGCACCGACAGCCCCCAGGCGGTCATCGAGGCCCTGGACCGGGAACCCCCGGCGGCACGCTGGCCCAAGGTGCTGCCCTGGGTGGTGGTGGCCCTGATCCTCACCGGTTTTGCCATCGGCTTTTACCGCAATCCGGAACTGGGCTGGCAGCTGGTGCTGGACTGGGTGCTGATCAACGGCGGACTGGCTGCCGCGGGGGCACTGATCGCCGCGGCCCATCCGCTAACGGTTCTGAGCGCCGCCCTGGCCGCGCCACTGACCTCCCTGAATCCCACCATCGGTGTCGGCTTCGTCACCGCGGCGGTAGAGACCTGGGTGCGCAAGCCCAACGTGGGCGACTTCGCCCGCTTGAAAAAGGACACCACCCACCTGGGTGGCTGGTGGAGCAACCGGGTGTCACGAATCCTTCTGGTGTTCCTGTTCACCACCCTGGGATCGGCCATCGGCACCTACGTGGCCGGTTTCAGGATCTTCGACCGCCTGATCGGTTGA